A genomic segment from Bradyrhizobium sp. CB1015 encodes:
- a CDS encoding RidA family protein codes for MPIHHFAPPPHIKAPPLSFATRVDDLLFVSGIPGFDASGALPDGFEAQFANVVVNIKRVLSEAGAGMHDLVKVNVLLTRASNVAAMNALYAGAFGPPPYPARTTCVVQALPDPKMLIEIEAIASLAK; via the coding sequence ATGCCCATCCACCATTTCGCGCCCCCGCCGCACATCAAGGCGCCGCCGCTGTCCTTTGCGACGCGGGTTGACGACCTCCTGTTCGTCTCCGGCATTCCCGGCTTCGACGCATCAGGCGCGCTGCCCGATGGCTTCGAGGCGCAGTTCGCCAATGTCGTCGTCAACATCAAGCGCGTGCTGAGCGAGGCCGGCGCCGGCATGCACGATCTCGTCAAGGTCAACGTGCTCCTGACCCGCGCCTCCAACGTTGCCGCCATGAATGCGCTCTATGCCGGCGCCTTCGGCCCGCCGCCGTACCCGGCGCGCACCACCTGCGTGGTGCAGGCGCTGCCCGATCCGAAGATGCTGATCGAGATCGAGGCGATCGCCTCGCTGGCCAAATAA